One genomic window of Roseobacter ponti includes the following:
- a CDS encoding SDR family NAD(P)-dependent oxidoreductase, whose product MRAALVTGAARGLGRAMAADLARDHLVAVTYNTTEPGPLLAEHPGIFAVRADLSEPVVAQSVIDQVIDRFGRLDVLVNNAGVIRPDPGADDGLAGLREIFDVNVLAPMALLQAALPHLKPGASVVSISSTNAVLPARGASGYSASKAALNTWTRAMAKELGPRGIRVNAVAPGATERPESPRPDDLVQVFVEMTALGRIGQPEDIAAAVRFLASDPAGFITGEVLNVNGGYRL is encoded by the coding sequence ATGCGCGCGGCACTGGTCACCGGTGCTGCGCGGGGTCTGGGCCGTGCAATGGCTGCAGATCTGGCACGCGACCATCTGGTCGCTGTCACTTACAATACAACAGAACCCGGGCCGCTTCTTGCAGAGCATCCCGGGATTTTTGCTGTAAGAGCCGACCTGTCCGAGCCGGTGGTTGCTCAGTCAGTCATTGATCAGGTCATCGACCGGTTCGGCAGACTGGACGTGCTGGTCAATAACGCGGGTGTCATAAGGCCCGATCCGGGCGCAGATGACGGTTTGGCCGGGCTGCGCGAGATCTTTGACGTGAATGTGCTGGCGCCCATGGCACTGCTGCAGGCGGCGCTGCCGCATCTGAAACCAGGGGCTTCGGTGGTCAGTATTTCCTCAACAAATGCTGTTCTGCCCGCGCGCGGGGCCTCGGGGTATTCGGCGAGCAAAGCGGCGCTCAACACGTGGACGCGGGCAATGGCCAAAGAGCTTGGTCCGCGCGGGATACGTGTCAATGCGGTGGCACCCGGCGCCACGGAGCGCCCCGAAAGCCCGCGGCCGGATGATCTGGTGCAGGTTTTCGTTGAGATGACGGCACTGGGGCGCATAGGCCAGCCGGAAGATATCGCAGCCGCAGTGCGGTTTCTGGCCTCTGATCCGGCAGGTTTCATCACGGGTGAAGTCCTGAACGTAAACGGCGGCTACAGGCTCTGA
- a CDS encoding DsbE family thiol:disulfide interchange protein, giving the protein MAKISPLMIAPPLIFAGFVVLAGIGMFTTDSQNLPSALIGQPAPPVTETALADFTPVTAEAMATGQVTLVNFWASWCPPCRAEHPKLLEMQAGGMPIIGVNFRDKEGPATSYLTDDGNPFAAVAFDPEGRTAIDWGVTAPPETFILDADGNILFRFAGPLVGSDFEQRFLPQLEKALGN; this is encoded by the coding sequence GTGGCTAAAATCTCGCCGCTGATGATTGCGCCGCCGCTGATCTTTGCCGGGTTTGTGGTCCTGGCCGGTATCGGCATGTTTACCACCGACAGCCAGAACCTGCCCTCCGCCCTGATCGGACAGCCCGCACCGCCCGTAACGGAAACGGCCCTGGCGGATTTCACCCCGGTCACGGCTGAGGCCATGGCAACCGGGCAGGTGACGCTTGTTAATTTCTGGGCCAGCTGGTGCCCGCCCTGTCGCGCCGAACACCCCAAACTGCTGGAAATGCAGGCCGGTGGCATGCCGATCATCGGCGTCAACTTTCGTGACAAGGAAGGACCCGCCACCAGCTATCTCACAGACGACGGCAACCCCTTTGCCGCCGTGGCATTTGATCCCGAGGGGCGCACCGCCATCGACTGGGGTGTGACGGCCCCGCCTGAGACCTTTATTCTGGACGCTGACGGTAATATCCTGTTCCGCTTCGCCGGCCCGCTGGTGGGCAGCGATTTTGAGCAGCGTTTCCTGCCGCAACTGGAAAAAGCGCTGGGGAACTGA
- the ccmD gene encoding heme exporter protein CcmD, translating to MPDLGKYADAVLSAYGASLVLLALLVFFTLRRGRKARAALDEVERGEKRRG from the coding sequence ATGCCGGATCTGGGCAAATACGCGGACGCCGTGCTCTCGGCCTATGGCGCCTCGCTGGTGCTTCTGGCGCTGCTTGTCTTTTTTACCCTGCGCCGGGGCCGCAAAGCACGTGCTGCCCTCGACGAGGTCGAACGCGGAGAAAAGCGCCGTGGCTAA
- a CDS encoding heme ABC transporter permease, whose protein sequence is MSGDKPAPVRRQGFWSYANPVKFLGFSERILPALWWLSGICLAVGLIWGFFFTPDDFRQGSTVKIIYLHVPSALMAINAWFMMLVASLIWLIRRHHVSALAARAAAPVGVVMTLIALVTGAIWGQPMWGTWWAWDPRLTSFLILFLFYLGYIALWEAVEDPDTAADLTSVLCLVGSVFAVLSRYAVNFWNQGLHQGASLSLDKEENVADVFYQPLLVAIAGFVLLFLALVLYRTGTEIRLRRTRALLARQRRT, encoded by the coding sequence GTGAGTGGAGATAAACCGGCGCCCGTGCGCCGGCAGGGCTTCTGGAGCTACGCCAATCCGGTGAAGTTCCTGGGCTTCAGCGAGCGTATTCTGCCGGCACTCTGGTGGCTCTCGGGCATCTGCCTTGCGGTGGGTCTCATCTGGGGGTTCTTTTTCACGCCTGACGATTTCCGCCAGGGCTCGACGGTTAAAATCATCTATCTGCATGTGCCCTCGGCGCTCATGGCGATCAACGCGTGGTTTATGATGCTGGTCGCCTCGCTCATCTGGCTCATCCGCCGCCATCACGTCAGCGCACTCGCCGCGCGCGCAGCTGCCCCCGTGGGGGTGGTGATGACCCTCATCGCACTGGTGACCGGTGCGATCTGGGGCCAGCCGATGTGGGGCACCTGGTGGGCCTGGGATCCGCGCCTGACCTCTTTTCTGATCCTGTTTCTGTTCTATCTCGGCTATATCGCTCTCTGGGAAGCGGTTGAGGATCCGGACACCGCCGCCGATCTCACGTCGGTTCTCTGTCTTGTGGGCTCGGTCTTTGCCGTGCTTTCGCGCTATGCGGTCAACTTCTGGAACCAGGGCCTGCACCAGGGCGCCTCTCTCAGCCTGGATAAAGAGGAAAATGTCGCGGATGTCTTTTATCAGCCACTGCTGGTGGCAATCGCCGGGTTCGTTCTGCTTTTTCTCGCGCTGGTCCTCTACCGCACAGGTACAGAAATCCGGCTGCGCCGCACCCGCGCTCTGCTGGCAAGGCAAAGACGGACTTGA
- the ccmB gene encoding heme exporter protein CcmB: MKALLRRDLMLAFRAGGGFGLGLAFFLIVTVLVPFSVGPQSDLLARIAPGVLWLGALLACLLSLDRLLALDLEDGSLDLLATSPLPLEAALSIKALAHWLTTGLPLVLAAPLLGVLLNLPGPGYSWLVISLALGTPALSVIGTFGAALTVGIKRGGLLLSLLVLPLYVPTLIFGAETARRGASGMDPSTPALMLAGITLGVISVMPFASAAALRINLR; this comes from the coding sequence GTGAAGGCGCTGCTTCGCCGCGATCTGATGCTCGCGTTCAGGGCAGGGGGCGGCTTTGGCCTCGGCCTTGCGTTTTTCCTCATCGTCACGGTGCTCGTACCGTTCAGCGTCGGCCCGCAATCCGACCTGCTGGCCCGTATCGCACCCGGGGTCCTGTGGCTCGGCGCGCTTCTGGCGTGTCTTTTGTCGCTCGACCGCCTGCTGGCGCTGGATCTGGAAGACGGCTCGCTCGATCTGCTCGCCACCTCGCCGCTGCCGCTGGAAGCCGCACTCAGCATCAAGGCGCTGGCCCACTGGCTGACCACCGGTCTGCCGCTTGTGCTGGCCGCGCCGCTCCTCGGCGTGCTGCTCAACCTGCCGGGGCCGGGGTACAGCTGGCTGGTGATTTCACTGGCGCTCGGCACCCCCGCGCTCTCGGTCATCGGGACTTTTGGCGCAGCGCTCACAGTCGGCATTAAGCGCGGCGGTCTGCTGCTGTCGCTGCTGGTCCTGCCGCTCTATGTGCCCACGCTGATCTTCGGTGCCGAGACCGCCCGGCGGGGCGCTTCGGGTATGGACCCCTCGACGCCGGCGCTGATGCTTGCCGGGATCACGCTGGGGGTCATCTCGGTGATGCCCTTTGCCTCAGCTGCGGCGCTGCGGATAAACCTGCGGTGA
- the ccmA gene encoding heme ABC exporter ATP-binding protein CcmA, whose amino-acid sequence MVLKVRDLSVARGGVPVLTGLSFDVGAGCALILRGPNGAGKTTLLRTMAGLQPPLSGEITGAEDKVAYAAHSDGLKSMLTVRENLTFWAAVFGQSDITPAVTAFNLVELQERLAGTLSAGQKRRLGLARLLVTGRPVWILDEPTVSLDQDAVRLFEDAVAAHLAGGGSVIMATHIVPGFEAEVLDISPWRATAETRAGASDEAFL is encoded by the coding sequence ATGGTTCTGAAAGTGCGTGATCTCTCAGTCGCCCGGGGCGGCGTTCCGGTTCTGACCGGTCTTTCCTTCGACGTCGGGGCCGGCTGCGCTCTGATCCTGCGCGGGCCGAACGGGGCGGGCAAGACCACGCTGCTGCGCACGATGGCGGGCCTGCAGCCTCCGTTGAGCGGTGAGATCACCGGCGCTGAAGACAAAGTGGCCTATGCGGCCCATTCCGACGGGCTGAAATCCATGCTCACTGTGCGCGAGAACCTGACCTTCTGGGCGGCGGTGTTCGGCCAGAGCGATATCACACCTGCGGTTACCGCTTTTAATCTCGTGGAACTTCAGGAAAGGCTCGCAGGCACACTCTCCGCAGGCCAGAAACGGCGCCTCGGCCTTGCAAGGCTTCTGGTGACAGGACGACCGGTCTGGATCCTCGATGAGCCGACGGTGTCGCTCGATCAGGATGCCGTGCGGCTCTTCGAGGATGCTGTGGCAGCACATCTTGCCGGCGGCGGATCGGTGATCATGGCCACCCACATCGTACCGGGCTTTGAGGCGGAGGTGCTCGACATCAGCCCCTGGCGCGCCACCGCAGAGACCCGCGCGGGTGCCAGCGACGAGGCCTTCCTGTGA
- a CDS encoding Mth938-like domain-containing protein gives MRLNEITFTDARPVEGYGPGFFRIGGQVFDGPVITGPSGSTAWAGYDDADALLEYAGHVDVLFIGTGAEIAHMPEALRTRLEDAGLGVDVMASPAACRTYNVLLSEGRRIALALLPV, from the coding sequence ATGCGCCTGAATGAGATCACCTTCACTGACGCGAGGCCCGTCGAAGGCTATGGTCCGGGATTTTTCCGTATCGGCGGTCAGGTGTTTGACGGTCCGGTGATCACGGGCCCCTCCGGCAGCACCGCCTGGGCCGGCTATGATGATGCCGACGCTCTGCTGGAATATGCCGGTCATGTGGATGTGCTTTTCATCGGCACCGGTGCTGAGATTGCCCATATGCCTGAGGCTCTGCGCACACGGCTCGAAGATGCCGGGCTGGGTGTGGATGTCATGGCCTCACCCGCGGCCTGCCGCACCTATAATGTGCTCCTGAGCGAGGGCCGCCGGATCGCGCTGGCGCTGCTGCCGGTCTGA
- a CDS encoding YybH family protein, with product MTVHSDIKDLIRRYLQAWNERDFPGMVALFTEPATYVIPGGTLHLPDHAALNAKLKEQFAALEADDFSHTEIRDVTVQNCTDTSAMARLHDVVRLRADGTALDVIDAVYICILQEGRWKLSIAMACTPGWNLR from the coding sequence ATGACAGTTCACTCAGACATCAAGGACCTGATCCGGCGCTATCTGCAGGCCTGGAATGAGCGGGATTTTCCCGGTATGGTGGCCCTTTTCACCGAACCTGCGACCTATGTGATCCCCGGCGGCACGCTGCATCTGCCGGACCACGCAGCGCTGAACGCAAAGCTCAAAGAACAGTTTGCCGCTCTTGAAGCCGATGATTTCAGCCATACCGAAATCCGGGACGTGACCGTGCAGAACTGCACCGACACCTCCGCCATGGCCCGGTTACACGACGTCGTACGGCTGCGCGCGGATGGCACAGCCCTTGACGTGATCGATGCGGTTTATATCTGCATACTGCAGGAGGGCCGCTGGAAGCTGAGCATCGCGATGGCCTGCACACCTGGCTGGAACCTCAGATGA
- a CDS encoding sulfite exporter TauE/SafE family protein, whose product MPEALQAVFATEGLIWLLCGVVAAGLVRGFAGFGSGMIIMATASSVLDPVAAVIFMMMAELIGPLPNLRAAWRDGAPRDVGRLMIGATLAVPPGIWLLANFTGEAFGWVVSVTILILLVLLMSGWRYQGVLTPHLTVGTGALGGFMCGFAGIPGPPVIMLYMSSRLPISVIRANFLLYLLAIDVVMIAVFWGSGLFIWEVAVLGLFAGIPNLIANIAGARLFDPNAEGVFRTVAYIVIAASAILGLPVWN is encoded by the coding sequence ATGCCTGAGGCGCTTCAGGCGGTTTTTGCAACTGAGGGACTGATCTGGCTGTTATGCGGCGTTGTCGCAGCGGGGCTGGTGCGTGGCTTTGCGGGATTTGGCAGCGGCATGATCATCATGGCCACCGCCTCTTCGGTGCTGGATCCTGTCGCGGCGGTCATTTTCATGATGATGGCCGAGCTGATCGGCCCGCTGCCCAACCTGCGGGCGGCCTGGCGCGACGGCGCGCCGCGCGATGTGGGGCGGCTGATGATCGGGGCGACACTCGCCGTCCCGCCCGGCATCTGGCTGCTGGCGAATTTCACCGGGGAGGCCTTTGGCTGGGTCGTGTCGGTCACTATTCTGATCCTGCTGGTGCTGCTGATGAGCGGCTGGCGTTACCAGGGTGTCCTGACACCGCACCTTACCGTCGGCACCGGGGCGCTCGGGGGATTCATGTGTGGTTTTGCCGGCATCCCGGGCCCCCCCGTGATCATGCTTTACATGTCGAGCCGGCTGCCGATTTCAGTCATACGCGCGAATTTCCTGCTCTACCTGCTGGCCATTGACGTCGTAATGATTGCTGTTTTCTGGGGCAGCGGGCTCTTTATCTGGGAGGTGGCGGTACTCGGACTGTTCGCCGGCATCCCCAATCTCATTGCCAATATAGCAGGGGCGCGGCTTTTTGATCCTAATGCAGAAGGCGTGTTCCGCACAGTGGCCTATATCGTGATCGCGGCATCGGCTATACTCGGGCTGCCGGTCTGGAATTAG
- the secF gene encoding protein translocase subunit SecF: MRLRLVKQNTNFDFFSRWKLWLGISALMMVVAFASFMIQGLNFGIDFRGGTTIRTESPLVVDIGEYREAIDTLGLGDVSITEVFDPTFEDDQNVAMIRIQAQDGQEAVTTQVIADVQAALRTVRPDIQFISVESVGPKVSGELIQTAVIAVVLAIGAVLVYIWLRFEWQFAVGAVLALVHDVILTIGVFSELQIRFDLAIIAALLTIVGYSLNDTVVVFDRVRENLRKYKKKPLAEVLNISINETLSRTFMTSVTTLLALIALFVLGGDVIRGFVFAMIWGVIVGTYSSVFVASAVLLYLGVKRDWSKPDANAGNQFANIDA; the protein is encoded by the coding sequence ATGCGCCTGCGCCTGGTCAAACAGAATACGAACTTCGATTTCTTCAGCCGGTGGAAGCTCTGGCTGGGCATCTCCGCCCTGATGATGGTGGTCGCCTTTGCATCCTTCATGATCCAGGGGCTGAACTTCGGCATTGATTTCCGTGGCGGCACGACCATCCGGACCGAAAGCCCGCTGGTTGTCGATATCGGTGAGTACCGCGAGGCGATCGATACGCTGGGCCTTGGCGACGTCTCGATTACCGAAGTATTCGATCCGACCTTCGAGGACGATCAGAACGTTGCGATGATCCGCATTCAGGCACAGGACGGCCAGGAGGCGGTCACCACTCAGGTCATCGCAGATGTGCAGGCGGCATTGCGCACCGTGCGGCCGGATATTCAGTTCATCTCGGTCGAATCGGTGGGTCCCAAGGTCTCAGGCGAGCTCATTCAGACGGCGGTCATCGCCGTGGTGCTGGCCATCGGGGCGGTGCTTGTCTACATCTGGCTGCGCTTTGAATGGCAGTTTGCCGTGGGTGCTGTGCTGGCGCTTGTGCACGACGTGATCCTGACCATCGGCGTCTTCTCCGAGCTGCAGATCCGCTTCGATCTGGCAATTATAGCAGCATTGCTGACCATCGTCGGCTATTCACTGAACGACACCGTGGTGGTCTTTGACCGGGTCCGGGAGAACCTGCGCAAGTACAAGAAAAAGCCGCTTGCCGAGGTCCTGAACATCTCGATCAACGAAACGCTCAGCCGGACATTCATGACCTCCGTGACCACGCTGCTGGCGCTGATCGCACTTTTCGTGCTGGGCGGCGACGTGATCCGCGGCTTTGTTTTTGCGATGATCTGGGGCGTGATCGTCGGCACATATTCCTCTGTCTTTGTGGCCTCGGCGGTGCTGCTCTATCTCGGTGTTAAACGCGACTGGTCCAAACCCGATGCCAATGCGGGTAATCAGTTTGCCAACATAGATGCCTGA
- the secD gene encoding protein translocase subunit SecD — protein sequence MLQIDLWKRILIVLTCIAGLWMAMPNLFYTPVEQHNDAVAAIELGADTPENQAARGQWPDWLPSGLVNLGLDLRGGAHLLAEVKVEDVYAARMQAFWPEIRDALRDERTVVGTVRLQPSAVDEVRVRISQPEGMERALEVVRALATPIPTLTGVATNDIEARAEGDVIIVTLTDAEKTASNERTLQQSLEIIRRRIDEVGTREPTIQRQGTDRILIQVPGIGSAAELKEIIGTTAQLTFNPVVTRGTDETANPGIGNILVPSIDEPGTFYTLEAAPVVTGEELVDAQPSFDQNGRPAVSFRFNTTGARKFGDYTAENIGSPFAIVLDDEVISAPTIQSHIPGGSGIITGRFSVEESTNLAVLLRAGALPAGLEFLEERTIGPELGQDSIDAGKVATIVAFCAVLVFMFLSYGLFGLFANVALIINIGLIFGLLSVIGGTLTLPGIAGIVLTVGMAVDANVLIFERIREELKTSKGPARAIELGYEKALSAILDANITTFITAVILFAMGSGPVRGFAITLGLGILTSVFTAIFVTRLFIVIWFERKRPKTIEV from the coding sequence ATGCTTCAGATTGACCTGTGGAAGCGCATCCTCATCGTGCTGACCTGCATCGCCGGTCTGTGGATGGCGATGCCCAACCTCTTCTACACTCCCGTCGAGCAGCACAATGATGCGGTTGCGGCCATTGAACTGGGTGCCGATACGCCTGAAAACCAGGCCGCGCGCGGGCAGTGGCCGGACTGGCTGCCGTCCGGTCTGGTCAATCTTGGCCTTGATCTGCGCGGCGGGGCGCATCTGCTGGCAGAGGTTAAGGTCGAGGACGTCTATGCCGCGCGCATGCAGGCCTTCTGGCCGGAAATCCGCGACGCGCTGCGCGATGAACGTACGGTTGTGGGCACTGTCCGGCTGCAGCCCTCTGCTGTTGATGAGGTGCGCGTGCGGATCTCGCAGCCCGAAGGCATGGAGCGTGCGCTTGAGGTTGTCCGCGCGCTTGCCACGCCCATTCCGACCCTGACAGGGGTCGCGACGAACGATATTGAGGCCCGCGCCGAAGGTGATGTGATCATCGTCACGCTGACCGACGCCGAAAAGACAGCGTCCAATGAGCGCACCCTGCAGCAAAGTCTGGAGATTATCCGCCGCCGCATCGACGAGGTCGGCACCCGTGAGCCGACGATTCAGCGACAGGGCACTGACCGGATTCTCATCCAGGTGCCGGGCATCGGCTCTGCTGCGGAACTCAAAGAGATCATCGGCACCACTGCGCAGCTGACCTTTAACCCGGTTGTGACTCGCGGCACGGACGAAACCGCAAATCCCGGCATCGGGAATATTCTGGTCCCGTCCATTGACGAACCTGGTACATTTTACACGCTCGAAGCGGCCCCGGTGGTCACCGGCGAAGAGCTTGTGGATGCGCAACCCTCGTTTGATCAGAACGGCCGCCCGGCCGTCAGTTTCCGGTTCAACACGACCGGCGCGCGTAAATTCGGCGATTATACGGCCGAGAATATCGGCTCACCCTTCGCCATCGTGCTTGACGACGAAGTCATCAGCGCGCCTACGATCCAGAGCCACATCCCCGGCGGATCGGGCATCATTACCGGCCGTTTTTCGGTCGAGGAATCAACCAACCTCGCGGTGCTGCTCAGGGCAGGGGCGCTGCCGGCGGGCCTTGAGTTCCTCGAAGAACGCACGATCGGTCCTGAACTGGGCCAGGACAGCATTGATGCGGGCAAGGTTGCGACCATCGTGGCTTTCTGCGCCGTGCTGGTCTTTATGTTCCTCAGTTACGGCCTCTTCGGCCTCTTCGCCAATGTCGCCCTGATCATCAACATCGGGTTGATATTTGGTCTGCTGAGCGTCATCGGCGGCACGCTGACCCTGCCTGGCATTGCCGGCATCGTCCTGACGGTGGGTATGGCTGTGGACGCCAATGTCCTGATTTTCGAACGGATCCGCGAAGAGCTGAAAACCTCCAAAGGCCCTGCACGCGCCATCGAGCTTGGCTATGAAAAGGCGCTCTCGGCCATTCTGGACGCGAATATCACCACCTTTATTACAGCGGTGATCCTGTTTGCGATGGGCTCTGGCCCGGTCCGCGGCTTTGCGATTACGCTGGGTCTGGGGATCCTGACATCGGTCTTCACGGCGATCTTCGTCACGCGTCTCTTTATTGTCATCTGGTTCGAGCGCAAGCGCCCGAAAACAATCGAGGTCTGA
- the yajC gene encoding preprotein translocase subunit YajC produces MEAFAQFVPLILIFAIMYFLLIRPQQKKVKEHQAMVAALRRGDQVVTQGGIVGKVAKVKDDGELELEIADGVKVRVIQSTIATVISKTEPAK; encoded by the coding sequence ATGGAAGCATTCGCCCAGTTTGTACCGCTGATCCTGATCTTTGCGATCATGTATTTTCTGCTCATCCGCCCGCAGCAAAAGAAGGTGAAAGAGCACCAGGCGATGGTGGCAGCCCTGCGCCGCGGCGATCAGGTCGTGACCCAGGGCGGGATCGTCGGCAAGGTCGCCAAAGTCAAAGACGACGGCGAACTGGAGCTTGAGATCGCCGATGGCGTCAAAGTCCGCGTTATCCAGTCCACGATTGCTACCGTGATTTCCAAAACAGAACCGGCGAAGTAA
- a CDS encoding trypsin-like serine peptidase, with protein MHWFLVSVLAVFLFAGPQAAMAEGLEPVSAEDRRAWTAVGALRTQGIEAYSACTATLVAPDMIVTAAHCTVLATGFPGKMHFFAGRNGTRNVADSRSTTVIRHPLWEAASGSDRFRYDLAVVHLGRLVEDGKVTPMPVYRRGNAPAPRSVALLGYNERAGVLRGRFDCPLISDAIERVYVSGCTVVAGNSGGAVVVENENGWALAGVIVARSDNDGRAIAAPVDQWLLRQVDEARERQTRRTEGAD; from the coding sequence GTGCACTGGTTTCTGGTATCCGTCCTGGCGGTTTTTCTTTTTGCGGGCCCGCAGGCCGCGATGGCCGAGGGGCTTGAGCCGGTCAGTGCTGAAGATCGCAGGGCATGGACGGCGGTCGGCGCGCTGCGCACGCAGGGTATTGAGGCATATTCCGCCTGCACTGCCACGCTTGTCGCACCCGACATGATCGTCACGGCCGCACACTGCACAGTGCTCGCCACGGGGTTTCCGGGCAAAATGCACTTTTTCGCCGGACGCAACGGCACCCGTAACGTTGCAGACAGCCGCTCGACCACCGTTATCCGACATCCGCTCTGGGAAGCGGCCAGCGGTTCGGACAGGTTTCGCTATGATCTGGCTGTTGTGCATCTGGGTCGACTTGTGGAGGACGGCAAGGTCACCCCGATGCCGGTCTATCGCCGGGGAAATGCACCGGCGCCGCGCAGTGTGGCCCTGCTGGGGTACAACGAACGTGCCGGCGTGCTGCGCGGGCGTTTTGACTGCCCGCTGATCAGCGATGCCATTGAACGCGTCTATGTGTCAGGCTGCACCGTGGTGGCCGGCAATTCCGGCGGAGCGGTTGTGGTTGAAAATGAGAATGGCTGGGCGCTGGCCGGTGTCATCGTGGCCCGCAGCGACAATGACGGGCGGGCGATTGCCGCGCCCGTGGATCAGTGGCTGCTGCGCCAGGTAGACGAGGCCCGCGAGCGGCAGACCCGCCGCACAGAGGGTGCAGACTGA
- the serS gene encoding serine--tRNA ligase, with amino-acid sequence MHDIRAIREAPEAFDAALARRGDAPLSSEILALDQARREKISAAETARAEQNKASKLVGAAKASGDGAEFERLRTLVGEKKAEVSALQGKAAELDTELSEKLSWIANIPADDVPEGADENDNVEVRRWGDQPSFGFAPKEHFEIAGVAPSMDFETAARTSGARFVMLTGAVARIHRALAQFMIDTHVDENGLTEVNSPVLVRDEAMYGTDKLPKFAEDSYQTTNGWWLVSTSEIPLTYTVAGQILDESDLPRRLTAHTLCFRSEAGSAGRDTAGMLRQHQFEKVEMVSVTHPDHSDEEQKRMLRCAEDILERLGIAYRTVLLCTGDMGFGARRTYDIEAWLPGQNAYREISSVSTTGDFQARRMNARFRPAGGKPQFVHTLNGSGLAVGRCLIAVLENGQREDGSVALPEVLSGYLGGKTTLSADGDLI; translated from the coding sequence ATGCACGATATCCGCGCCATCCGCGAGGCCCCGGAGGCTTTCGACGCAGCCCTTGCACGCCGTGGAGACGCACCTTTGTCGTCTGAAATCCTGGCGCTGGACCAGGCGCGGCGGGAGAAGATTTCTGCCGCTGAAACCGCCCGGGCCGAACAGAACAAAGCCTCAAAACTTGTGGGGGCTGCAAAGGCGTCGGGTGATGGGGCGGAATTTGAACGGCTGCGCACGCTGGTGGGCGAGAAAAAGGCCGAAGTATCCGCCCTGCAGGGCAAAGCGGCTGAACTGGACACAGAGCTCTCCGAAAAACTCTCGTGGATTGCGAATATCCCCGCGGATGATGTGCCTGAGGGTGCTGATGAGAACGACAATGTCGAAGTCCGGCGCTGGGGCGATCAGCCATCTTTCGGGTTCGCCCCGAAGGAGCATTTCGAGATTGCGGGTGTTGCACCGTCGATGGATTTTGAGACCGCCGCGCGGACTTCCGGCGCCCGGTTTGTCATGCTCACCGGCGCTGTGGCGCGCATCCACCGGGCGCTGGCGCAGTTCATGATCGACACCCATGTGGACGAAAACGGGCTGACCGAAGTGAACAGCCCCGTACTGGTGCGGGACGAGGCGATGTACGGCACCGACAAGCTGCCGAAGTTCGCCGAAGACAGCTATCAGACCACGAACGGCTGGTGGCTGGTGTCCACCTCGGAAATTCCGCTGACCTATACGGTGGCCGGGCAGATCCTGGACGAAAGCGACCTGCCACGGCGGCTGACCGCGCATACCCTGTGTTTCCGCTCAGAGGCCGGCAGCGCGGGGCGTGATACCGCCGGCATGCTGCGCCAGCACCAGTTCGAGAAAGTCGAAATGGTTTCAGTCACCCATCCCGATCACTCCGATGAAGAACAAAAACGCATGCTGCGCTGTGCCGAGGATATTCTGGAACGGCTGGGCATCGCCTACCGCACGGTGCTTTTGTGCACCGGCGACATGGGGTTCGGCGCGCGGCGCACCTATGATATCGAAGCCTGGTTGCCGGGGCAGAATGCCTACCGCGAGATTTCTTCGGTTTCCACCACCGGCGATTTTCAGGCCCGGCGTATGAACGCGCGTTTCCGGCCCGCCGGTGGCAAGCCACAGTTTGTGCATACGCTCAACGGCTCGGGGCTTGCTGTGGGGCGCTGTCTGATTGCGGTGCTGGAGAACGGCCAGCGCGAGGACGGATCAGTGGCGCTGCCGGAGGTCCTGAGCGGCTATCTGGGCGGCAAAACCACGCTGAGCGCTGACGGCGACCTGATCTGA